The Candidatus Desulfovibrio trichonymphae region ACAGGTGTCGCCCGCGTGGTAGACGGTCAGCCCGTCGGGCATGGTGATGATGTAGCCGCACGGCGCGCCCGATGCGCTTGAGTGGTATGCCTGCGTCATGGTGACGCTGACGCCCTTGTGTTCAACTGTGCCCCCTATATTGAAGCCGATGCCGTTCAGGAGCAGATGTTCTGGTATGCCGGCGGCTTGCGTCAGCTTGTCGGCCGTGCCGACAATGGTGCCCAGCAGGGCGCCGGTGTTGCGGCACACGGCAACGGCATCGCCCACGTGGTCGGCGTGGTCGTGGGTGACAAGCACGATGTCCGCAGGCCCAACTGTTTCCGCGGTCACGCCGGAAACGGGCGTGAAAAAAGGATCCACCAGCACGGCTGCTGCTGGAGAACTGATTTTGAATGCTGAATGACCGTACCAGGTG contains the following coding sequences:
- a CDS encoding metal-dependent hydrolase; this translates as MSDITWYGHSAFKISSPAAAVLVDPFFTPVSGVTAETVGPADIVLVTHDHADHVGDAVAVCRNTGALLGTIVGTADKLTQAAGIPEHLLLNGIGFNIGGTVEHKGVSVTMTQAYHSSASGAPCGYIITMPDGLTVYHAGDTCIFSGMKLWGNLYAIDVALLPIGGVFTMDARQAALACRLLQCKTVVPMHWGTFPVLAQSAADFRTALDALHLDCRCTEMKPGKRVCFNGKLPA